The following are from one region of the Paenibacillus sp. JZ16 genome:
- a CDS encoding carbohydrate ABC transporter permease has translation MPKTTTAIRESRGDRMFVALIYAFLTLILIIVAVPLIYILSSSVSSPQAVVSGKVWLFPVDFTLDGYKAVFQNPQIGVGYMNSLFYTVVGTAINVSLTIMFGYPLAKRTLYGRHFFMIVLVITMMFDGGLIPYYLLVKDLQLLDTRWAMILPGAMGVIQVIVARTFFQTTIPDELSEAAELDGCSDIRFILSIVLPLSKPIIAVMTLMYAVGHWNAYFDALIFLRSPDLFPLQIILRNVLILNTVDPSMMANVDQVQAQQGLKDLLKYSLIVVASAPVLIIYPFVQKHFVKGVMIGSLKG, from the coding sequence ATGCCCAAAACAACAACCGCTATACGGGAATCCCGGGGGGACCGCATGTTTGTCGCTTTGATCTATGCTTTCCTGACCTTGATTCTTATCATCGTGGCCGTGCCATTGATTTATATTCTCAGCTCATCCGTAAGCTCGCCGCAGGCCGTCGTGTCCGGAAAGGTATGGCTCTTCCCAGTCGATTTTACATTGGATGGATACAAGGCGGTATTCCAGAACCCGCAGATCGGCGTCGGCTATATGAACTCCTTGTTCTATACGGTCGTAGGGACGGCGATCAACGTGTCACTGACAATCATGTTTGGATATCCGCTTGCCAAGCGGACGCTGTACGGCCGACATTTCTTTATGATTGTGCTGGTTATTACCATGATGTTCGACGGGGGGTTGATCCCGTACTATCTCCTGGTGAAGGATCTTCAGCTGCTCGACACCCGTTGGGCGATGATTCTGCCGGGAGCCATGGGCGTGATCCAGGTTATCGTTGCCCGCACCTTCTTCCAGACGACCATCCCGGATGAACTGTCCGAAGCGGCGGAGCTGGACGGATGCAGCGATATCCGGTTCATTCTCAGCATCGTCCTGCCTTTGTCCAAACCGATTATTGCCGTCATGACGCTCATGTACGCAGTTGGACATTGGAATGCATATTTTGACGCCTTGATCTTCCTGAGATCTCCGGACTTGTTCCCGCTGCAAATCATTCTGCGCAACGTCTTGATTCTGAACACGGTGGATCCGTCGATGATGGCCAATGTGGATCAGGTGCAGGCGCAGCAAGGACTGAAGGATCTATTAAAATATTCACTGATCGTGGTCGCGAGTGCACCGGTACTGATCATTTATCCGTTTGTTCAGAAGCACTTTGTCAAAGGAGTCATGATCGGTTCCTTGAAAGGATAA
- a CDS encoding AraC family transcriptional regulator, producing the protein MEWLERMNRAMDYIELNLAGEIELSEVARRACCSSHQFQRMFSFITNVTLAEYIRRRKLTLAALELQNNKAIRVIDIAIKYGYESPVSFARAFQSLHGITPAMARQDGIALKAYPRLSFLITIKGVDAVNYRIETKESFEVFGIERVFQSDESGDTPSTPAQFWQQSHANGEVERLACNAGDLPRFVSQDSNKVHGICSYKKTGNDTFPYMLCSFKSATSNIKGYSTITIPAQTWAIFPSEPIASDAFGETIETLYRRFYAEWLPTSGYEQVDEMEMQLCGERGGLHTVELWFAVRKSNACIRL; encoded by the coding sequence ATGGAATGGCTTGAACGGATGAATCGGGCGATGGACTATATCGAATTAAACTTAGCTGGAGAGATTGAACTGAGTGAAGTTGCTCGTAGAGCATGCTGCTCATCTCATCAGTTCCAGAGGATGTTCTCATTCATTACTAATGTAACGCTGGCAGAGTATATTCGGCGCAGAAAGCTCACTCTTGCCGCGCTCGAATTGCAAAATAACAAAGCAATTAGAGTGATCGATATCGCCATAAAATACGGTTACGAGTCTCCGGTTTCATTCGCGCGGGCATTTCAATCGCTTCATGGGATCACGCCGGCAATGGCTCGCCAAGACGGAATTGCTCTTAAAGCCTATCCACGCCTCTCATTCCTGATTACGATTAAGGGGGTGGATGCGGTGAATTATCGTATTGAAACGAAGGAATCATTCGAAGTTTTCGGTATTGAACGAGTTTTTCAAAGTGATGAAAGTGGTGATACACCGAGCACGCCGGCACAATTCTGGCAGCAATCCCACGCCAATGGCGAAGTTGAGAGACTTGCTTGTAACGCCGGCGACTTGCCCCGTTTTGTAAGCCAAGATTCAAATAAAGTACATGGAATTTGCAGTTATAAAAAAACAGGAAACGACACGTTTCCTTATATGTTGTGTTCCTTTAAGAGCGCAACCAGCAACATAAAAGGGTATTCAACCATAACGATTCCCGCACAAACATGGGCCATCTTCCCTTCCGAACCGATTGCTTCGGATGCATTTGGTGAAACCATTGAGACGTTGTATCGACGATTTTATGCGGAATGGCTCCCGACGTCAGGCTATGAGCAGGTGGATGAAATGGAAATGCAACTTTGTGGTGAAAGAGGCGGCCTTCACACTGTTGAACTGTGGTTCGCCGTTAGAAAATCTAATGCCTGCATCCGACTTTGA
- a CDS encoding carbohydrate ABC transporter permease encodes MVRDRTFGNRVTDIILIVVLIGITLSCVLPIWYTLSLSLSSNSAAAAGKVWLWPVDFNLNAYNQILNDNQFFRSFWTSTERVLLGVILNFIMVVLMSYPLSRTAREFKGRNVFMWILIFTMLFNGGLIPLYLTVKELNMLNSIWALVLVGGAQTLVFNVILTMNFFRNLPKELDEAALVDGAGPWYILFKIYIPLAVPVLATVSLFSIVYHWNEFLYGLIFMSREQFYPLQTYIQQLVVSVDPSTMSEDQYRRLSELSNRTLDAAKIFIAMLPVLIVYPFLQRFFIHGITLGSVKE; translated from the coding sequence GTGGTCAGAGACCGGACGTTCGGCAACCGTGTGACGGATATTATACTGATTGTAGTCCTGATAGGCATTACTTTGTCATGCGTCCTGCCGATCTGGTACACGCTCTCCCTTTCGCTTAGCTCCAACTCTGCCGCTGCGGCCGGTAAGGTCTGGCTATGGCCAGTCGATTTCAATCTCAACGCATATAACCAGATTCTCAATGACAATCAGTTCTTCCGGTCCTTCTGGACATCGACCGAGCGAGTGCTGCTGGGGGTTATTCTCAATTTTATCATGGTTGTGCTCATGTCTTACCCGCTCTCGCGGACAGCGAGAGAATTCAAGGGGCGCAATGTGTTCATGTGGATTCTCATTTTCACGATGTTGTTCAACGGCGGTCTGATCCCCCTATATCTGACGGTCAAAGAGCTCAACATGCTGAACAGCATCTGGGCACTTGTCCTGGTCGGCGGCGCGCAGACACTCGTCTTCAATGTTATCCTCACGATGAACTTCTTCCGCAACCTGCCCAAGGAGTTGGATGAAGCCGCCCTTGTCGACGGCGCGGGACCATGGTACATCCTGTTCAAGATCTACATCCCTCTGGCCGTGCCGGTGCTGGCGACCGTCTCGCTGTTCAGTATCGTGTATCACTGGAATGAATTCTTGTACGGTCTGATCTTCATGTCCCGTGAGCAATTCTATCCACTCCAGACGTATATCCAGCAGCTCGTCGTCTCGGTCGATCCATCGACGATGTCCGAGGACCAGTACCGTCGCTTGTCGGAGTTGTCCAACCGGACACTCGATGCCGCCAAAATCTTCATCGCGATGCTGCCCGTCCTTATCGTTTATCCCTTCCTTCAGCGCTTCTTCATCCACGGGATTACGCTGGGGTCGGTTAAAGAGTAA
- a CDS encoding RidA family protein: protein MLRKFNPPGMVSSDIYHHGVEVTSFQQMLFISGQVGVGPDGIPGVGIRQQTELAIHNLYKVLAGANMDANDIVKSTIYLTDENQLGAFMEAGAGALPTPPPATTLVIVKALASPDLLVEIEAVAAK from the coding sequence ATGCTAAGAAAATTCAACCCTCCAGGTATGGTTTCCTCGGACATTTATCACCACGGAGTAGAGGTTACATCATTCCAACAAATGCTGTTCATCTCAGGTCAAGTAGGTGTAGGTCCGGATGGAATTCCCGGTGTAGGTATTCGGCAACAAACGGAATTGGCGATCCATAATTTATACAAAGTTCTTGCAGGTGCGAATATGGATGCCAACGACATCGTGAAATCCACAATCTATTTAACGGATGAAAATCAACTGGGTGCCTTCATGGAGGCTGGAGCAGGGGCCTTGCCGACTCCTCCCCCGGCGACGACGTTAGTTATTGTTAAAGCCCTTGCATCACCTGATTTGCTTGTTGAGATCGAAGCCGTTGCAGCGAAGTAA
- a CDS encoding ABC transporter substrate-binding protein, with amino-acid sequence MKKNGGVVLMRKGWTKSLIALLISMLTLTMLLSACGGSSNPENPDAAAGETGAESPSEQSELFTEVGTYPIVKQPMTIRMFAPQFPTIEDMKTNAFTVFLEEKTNIKIDWDLVPNNALKDRKQLMLASGDYPEVILHGDLSKEEQMKYGSQGVFIPLNDLIEQYAPNIKKAMQDIPYMKDSITAPDGNIYALPQVNECYHCDNALKMWINKKWLDQLGLSVPTTTEEFYNVLKAFKEKDPNGNGKVDELPLSGSDEMWAGNVSAFLMNSFILDDYTEKNAGTFLRVIDGKVDFTANKDEWKQGLIYLNKLYKEGLIDPAAFTQNADAVQQMANREPDNVMGALSTALISYAYSMDDKAPRHKDYVVVPPLKGPGGVQQTLNFAGIGNSQFAITNKATNDQQIAAIRLADYLYTEEAILLQENGPEDKGWRKAQDGELDINGNQAKYTSIPKTDKKPTHNDGWEQIGPSLRTYAYRASWTAPQDPLAPDGYGTRLNQVSKEYEPFHSKEQYPNGVFIALEDAEIAAQIKTALIDYVKSNMAQFITGSKDINKEWDAYVKGLDGLQLTQYLEIYQKALEAKK; translated from the coding sequence ATGAAAAAGAATGGGGGAGTTGTTTTGATGCGCAAAGGGTGGACGAAGTCTTTAATCGCGTTGTTAATCAGTATGTTGACCTTGACGATGCTGCTGAGTGCCTGTGGAGGATCCTCCAATCCGGAGAACCCGGACGCTGCTGCTGGTGAGACAGGGGCGGAATCGCCTTCGGAACAAAGTGAATTGTTTACAGAGGTCGGCACCTATCCGATTGTGAAGCAGCCGATGACGATAAGAATGTTTGCGCCGCAGTTTCCGACCATCGAGGATATGAAAACCAATGCCTTTACCGTGTTCCTGGAAGAGAAAACGAACATCAAAATCGATTGGGATCTGGTTCCGAACAATGCCTTGAAGGATCGCAAACAGCTAATGCTCGCCAGTGGAGACTACCCGGAAGTCATCCTGCATGGGGACCTCTCCAAGGAAGAACAGATGAAGTATGGATCGCAAGGCGTGTTTATCCCGTTGAACGACCTGATCGAACAATACGCGCCGAATATAAAGAAGGCAATGCAGGATATCCCATATATGAAGGATTCGATAACGGCCCCCGATGGCAATATTTACGCCCTTCCTCAAGTAAATGAATGTTATCACTGCGATAACGCATTGAAAATGTGGATCAACAAGAAATGGCTCGATCAGCTGGGACTATCCGTTCCTACCACCACAGAAGAGTTTTACAATGTCCTGAAGGCTTTTAAGGAAAAGGACCCGAATGGAAACGGCAAGGTCGACGAACTCCCGCTTTCGGGATCAGATGAGATGTGGGCGGGAAACGTTTCGGCATTTCTGATGAACTCCTTTATTTTAGATGATTATACCGAGAAGAATGCGGGCACCTTCCTAAGGGTCATTGACGGCAAGGTTGATTTTACGGCAAATAAGGATGAATGGAAGCAAGGGTTGATTTACTTAAACAAGTTATACAAAGAGGGATTGATTGATCCGGCGGCCTTTACACAAAACGCTGACGCGGTTCAGCAAATGGCCAACCGGGAACCAGACAACGTTATGGGAGCTTTGTCTACCGCGCTGATCAGTTATGCCTACAGCATGGATGATAAAGCGCCGCGGCATAAGGATTACGTCGTGGTTCCACCTCTAAAAGGGCCCGGCGGCGTTCAGCAAACCCTGAATTTTGCCGGCATTGGTAATTCCCAGTTTGCCATTACGAATAAAGCGACCAACGACCAGCAGATTGCAGCGATCCGCCTCGCGGACTACCTTTACACCGAAGAAGCAATTCTGCTGCAGGAGAACGGACCGGAAGACAAAGGTTGGCGAAAGGCACAAGACGGAGAACTGGATATTAACGGAAATCAAGCGAAATATACGTCGATTCCGAAAACGGACAAGAAGCCAACGCATAATGACGGATGGGAACAGATCGGGCCTTCTTTAAGAACTTATGCGTATCGAGCTTCCTGGACCGCACCGCAAGATCCGCTGGCACCGGATGGATATGGGACGCGGCTGAATCAGGTATCCAAGGAATATGAGCCGTTCCATTCCAAGGAGCAATACCCAAATGGCGTTTTTATTGCGCTGGAAGACGCGGAGATCGCGGCGCAAATCAAGACTGCGTTGATCGATTACGTGAAGTCCAACATGGCTCAATTTATTACCGGATCTAAAGACATCAATAAGGAATGGGACGCCTACGTCAAGGGATTAGACGGACTCCAACTAACCCAATACCTTGAAATCTACCAAAAAGCTTTGGAAGCGAAAAAGTAA
- a CDS encoding ABC transporter permease, giving the protein MRSLNNKLHGGPGLPGPAQVGTRSRPQTTWIRIRRHWQLYLVLLLPFLYLIVFKYVPMAGIVIAFKDYSVIKGIWGSPWAGFKYFEQFFESPNFWLYIKNTLGISFYGLAVGFPAPIILALALNEIRNGLFKKSVQMITYAPYFISTVIMVSIIIVNLTPQVGMVSKLFEMMGVTNTNFMGMPDLFKSIYVWSDVWQYTGYGAIIYIAALAGVNPELYESARVDGASRIQKILKIDIPSLIPVSVIMLILNLGNIMKLGFEKIYLMQNPLNLASSEVISTYVYKVGLLGSSFSFSAAIGFFNSVVNLLLLIAVNYIARKLSSSSLW; this is encoded by the coding sequence ATGCGAAGTCTCAACAATAAGTTACATGGCGGTCCCGGGCTACCCGGTCCTGCTCAGGTCGGCACCCGCTCCCGCCCGCAAACGACGTGGATCCGGATCAGGCGCCACTGGCAGCTGTATCTGGTTCTCCTGCTCCCCTTTCTTTACTTGATTGTATTCAAATATGTGCCGATGGCCGGGATCGTGATTGCATTCAAGGACTACAGCGTCATTAAAGGGATTTGGGGAAGCCCTTGGGCTGGATTCAAATACTTTGAACAATTTTTTGAATCCCCAAACTTCTGGCTCTACATCAAAAATACGCTCGGGATCAGTTTCTATGGTCTGGCCGTCGGGTTTCCGGCACCGATTATTCTGGCGCTCGCCCTGAACGAAATCCGAAATGGGCTGTTCAAGAAGAGCGTACAAATGATAACTTACGCTCCTTACTTTATATCGACGGTTATCATGGTATCGATCATTATCGTCAATTTGACGCCCCAAGTGGGCATGGTCAGCAAGCTGTTCGAAATGATGGGAGTAACCAATACGAATTTTATGGGTATGCCTGATCTGTTCAAATCCATTTATGTCTGGTCCGATGTGTGGCAGTACACCGGATACGGGGCGATCATCTATATCGCTGCGCTCGCCGGAGTAAATCCTGAGCTGTATGAGTCGGCCAGGGTGGATGGGGCTTCCCGCATCCAGAAGATCCTCAAGATTGATATCCCCAGCCTGATTCCCGTGTCAGTGATCATGCTGATCCTGAATCTTGGCAACATTATGAAGCTGGGTTTCGAAAAAATCTATCTAATGCAAAACCCTCTCAATCTCGCCTCTTCCGAAGTCATATCTACTTATGTGTATAAAGTAGGTCTGCTTGGGTCGAGCTTCAGCTTCTCGGCGGCGATCGGCTTCTTCAACTCGGTGGTGAATTTGCTCCTGTTGATCGCCGTGAATTACATCGCACGAAAGCTGTCGAGCAGCAGTCTGTGGTGA